The following are encoded together in the Labeo rohita strain BAU-BD-2019 chromosome 17, IGBB_LRoh.1.0, whole genome shotgun sequence genome:
- the dio2 gene encoding type II iodothyronine deiodinase produces MGMLSVDLLVTLQILPGFFSNCLFFVLYDSIVLVKRVVSLLSCSGSTGEWQRMLTTAGVRSIWNSFLLDAYKQVKLGEAAPNSKVVKVPGINRRWSVGGKTRNECHLLDFESPDRPLVVNFGSATUPPFISQLPIFRRMVEEFSDVADFLLVYIDEAHPSDGWAAPPMENFSFEVRKHRNLEERMFAARKLLEHFSLPPQCQLVADCMDNNANVAYGVAYERVCIVQKNKIAYLGGKGPFFYNLKDIRHWLEKSYGKR; encoded by the exons ATGGGCATGCTTAGTGTGGACCTCCTGGTAACTTTGCAGATCTTGCCTGGTTTCTTCTCCAACTGCCTGTTTTTCGTGCTGTATGATTCGATAGTGCTGGTAAAGCGTGTGGTGTCACTCCTGAGCTGTTCGGGCTCCACGGGTGAGTGGCAGCGCATGTTAACCACAGCCGGCGTGCGCTCCATATGGAACAGCTTTCTGCTGGATGCCTACAAACAG GTGAAGCTGGGCGAAGCTGCTCCAAACTCCAAGGTGGTGAAGGTCCCTGGCATCAACAGACGCTGGAGCGTCGGCGGTAAGACTCGCAACGAGTGCCATCTGCTGGACTTTGAGTCTCCCGACCGCCCGTTAGTGGTCAACTTCGGCTCGGCCACTTGACCCCCCTTTATAAGCCAGCTGCCGATTTTCCGGCGGATGGTGGAGGAATTTTCAGACGTGGCAGACTTCCTGCTTGTCTACATCGATGAGGCTCACCCCTCGGATGGCTGGGCAGCTCCTCCCATGGAGAACTTTTCGTTTGAAGTGAGGAAACACCGTAATCTGGAGGAGAGGATGTTCGCCGCCCGGAAACTTCTGGAGCATTTCTCTTTGCCTCCTCAGTGCCAATTGGTGGCAGACTGCATGGACAACAACGCCAACGTAGCCTACGGCGTGGCCTACGAGCGGGTCTGCATCgtacagaagaataaaatcgCTTACCTCGGGGGTAAGGGTCCATTTTTCTACAACCTTAAAGATATTCGGCACTGGCTCGAGAAGAGCTACGGCAAGcgataa